One window of the Acaryochloris sp. CCMEE 5410 genome contains the following:
- a CDS encoding alpha/beta fold hydrolase — MQLDIYTWQWQNHTLNIATETFGSGPSVLLLPAFSTVSTRAELATLAQALASHFQVTLLDWPGFGDSDRPALPYQPDVYRQFLKAFVKDTFPQEVAVVAAGHAAGYALTLQSWSRMVLIAPTWRGPLAVMGAPVAMRRGIRQLVSAPVVGSALYGLNTRPGFLKWMYRRHVFVDETQLTSDYIAKRYQNTQQPGARYAPAAFVTGGLDPVDEREEFLAGLAQQPEPVMVIVGEQAPPRSKAEMEAMAKLPNIQAAYLPGSLGMAEEFGDAIAPVILPFLQGNTTPI; from the coding sequence ATGCAACTGGACATCTACACCTGGCAATGGCAAAATCACACCCTAAACATTGCCACTGAAACCTTTGGATCCGGTCCTTCAGTATTACTATTGCCCGCCTTTAGTACGGTGTCTACTCGGGCAGAACTGGCAACCTTAGCCCAGGCCTTAGCCTCTCATTTTCAGGTTACGCTTTTAGACTGGCCGGGATTTGGTGATTCCGACCGTCCTGCACTTCCCTACCAGCCGGATGTCTATCGTCAATTTCTGAAGGCTTTTGTTAAGGACACCTTTCCCCAAGAGGTGGCTGTTGTGGCAGCAGGCCATGCTGCTGGGTATGCGCTTACCCTCCAGTCTTGGTCGCGAATGGTCTTGATTGCGCCGACCTGGCGAGGTCCACTGGCGGTCATGGGTGCACCCGTAGCAATGCGTCGAGGGATTCGCCAGTTAGTGAGCGCACCTGTAGTCGGTTCAGCACTATATGGGCTGAATACTCGTCCTGGGTTTTTGAAATGGATGTATCGCCGTCATGTCTTTGTGGATGAAACCCAATTGACCTCTGACTATATCGCTAAGCGCTATCAAAATACTCAGCAACCCGGTGCTCGGTATGCACCAGCAGCCTTTGTCACAGGGGGCTTAGATCCAGTGGATGAGCGAGAAGAATTCTTAGCTGGCTTGGCGCAACAACCTGAGCCAGTCATGGTAATCGTGGGAGAGCAAGCCCCGCCTAGATCCAAAGCTGAAATGGAAGCGATGGCTAAGTTGCCGAATATTCAAGCTGCTTACTTACCTGGGAGTCTGGGTATGGCGGAAGAGTTTGGTGATGCAATTGCACCTGTGATTCTCCCCTTTTTACAGGGAAACACTACACCAATCTAA
- the truB gene encoding tRNA pseudouridine(55) synthase TruB codes for MLGFLNLHKPTGMTSHDCVGKVRRICGLKRVGHGGTLDPLATGVLPIALGPATRLLPYLPEQKAYQATIRFGLTTTTDDLAGDILSEQSANHLAQEVVEKALPQFLGSIEQRPPAYSAIQVQGQRLYDLARQGKNVTAPLRRVEVFDIQILDWQGGEKSELEVAIACGPGTYIRSIARDLGEVLGTGATLAQLTRTLSCGFALADSLTFETLAEQVQAGTFSPLEPSFSLQQPILHLPPAEAQRFCWGQKLPQDCADGMMQVHDTSNRFLGMGEIIDGLLKPKVVLPAQ; via the coding sequence ATGCTTGGTTTTTTGAATTTGCATAAGCCTACTGGCATGACCTCTCATGATTGTGTCGGCAAGGTCCGGCGGATCTGTGGCCTCAAGCGAGTCGGTCATGGGGGCACCCTGGATCCCTTGGCGACTGGCGTCTTGCCCATTGCCTTGGGACCCGCAACCCGCCTCCTACCCTATTTACCAGAACAGAAGGCGTATCAAGCCACGATTCGGTTTGGTCTGACCACCACCACGGATGATTTAGCTGGAGACATTCTGTCAGAACAGTCGGCTAACCATCTCGCTCAAGAGGTAGTTGAAAAAGCGCTACCGCAATTCCTCGGTTCCATCGAACAAAGACCACCTGCCTATAGTGCAATCCAGGTTCAAGGTCAGCGCTTATATGATTTAGCTCGCCAAGGCAAAAACGTAACGGCTCCCCTGCGCCGAGTGGAGGTGTTCGATATTCAGATCTTGGACTGGCAGGGAGGAGAAAAATCGGAATTGGAGGTTGCGATCGCATGTGGTCCTGGCACTTATATTCGCTCTATCGCCAGGGATTTAGGTGAGGTTTTGGGGACTGGGGCCACCTTGGCCCAACTCACGCGCACCCTAAGTTGTGGCTTTGCCCTCGCCGACAGTTTGACCTTTGAAACATTAGCAGAGCAGGTTCAAGCCGGAACATTTTCACCCCTGGAGCCATCTTTTTCCCTACAACAACCGATTCTTCATTTGCCTCCGGCAGAGGCCCAGCGTTTTTGCTGGGGGCAAAAGCTTCCTCAAGATTGTGCAGATGGCATGATGCAGGTGCATGACACTAGCAATCGCTTTTTAGGGATGGGGGAAATCATCGATGGGCTGCTCAAACCCAAGGTCGTATTGCCCGCACAATAA
- a CDS encoding FAD/NAD(P)-binding protein encodes MNHRIDIAIIGAGPQALTLVTHLLQKKPALKSRLQIFDPSGTWMVQWRQQFAAQEIPYLRSPGVHHPDVKQTLFNFAEHRQEELYYPYNRPGTQLFQDFCETVIDRWKLRDQVTAAQVVQLTPLAKGFQLQLDTGEQVEARRVVLATGGGAAQVPGWTAEVNPHPPGRLCHSQDINLPKLPDLRGETILMIGSGQSSAHLAVGAIKRGAKVLMMARRTLNEKLFDAEPGWLGPKYLKGFQAEPDWQVRWQMIQDARNGGSIAPELLTQLRRLSQSGQITFYEQCQVSRALWQHEAWQVQCNVTNTHDCLAHQQIKRIWLATGTATDITAHPLMGEVLVRYPNQIVNGLPVLDEHLRWPGCDLFLMGPWAALHVGPVARNLHGGRMACERIVPALTKASVARSVIHSPR; translated from the coding sequence GTGAATCATCGGATTGATATTGCCATTATTGGGGCAGGTCCTCAGGCGCTTACACTCGTTACCCATTTACTTCAGAAAAAGCCTGCTCTTAAGAGTCGCCTCCAGATTTTTGACCCCAGCGGCACCTGGATGGTCCAGTGGCGACAACAATTTGCAGCTCAGGAGATTCCCTATTTACGCTCGCCTGGCGTTCATCACCCGGATGTGAAGCAAACCCTGTTTAACTTTGCTGAACATCGCCAAGAGGAGTTGTATTACCCTTACAATCGCCCTGGGACCCAACTGTTTCAGGATTTTTGTGAGACGGTTATTGATCGGTGGAAATTACGGGATCAGGTGACTGCCGCTCAGGTGGTTCAACTAACGCCGTTGGCAAAGGGATTTCAGCTGCAGCTGGATACGGGGGAACAGGTTGAGGCCCGGCGAGTGGTGTTGGCAACGGGTGGGGGAGCCGCCCAGGTCCCCGGTTGGACCGCCGAAGTGAATCCACATCCACCCGGACGGTTGTGCCATAGCCAGGATATTAATCTGCCCAAGCTACCCGATCTAAGGGGTGAGACGATTCTGATGATTGGCAGTGGTCAATCCAGCGCTCATTTGGCCGTGGGGGCAATTAAGCGCGGAGCCAAGGTTTTGATGATGGCTCGACGAACCCTGAACGAAAAACTGTTTGATGCAGAACCGGGATGGCTGGGACCAAAGTATCTCAAGGGATTTCAGGCAGAACCTGACTGGCAGGTGCGCTGGCAAATGATCCAAGACGCTCGCAATGGTGGATCTATCGCCCCTGAATTACTAACCCAGTTACGGCGGTTGTCCCAGTCCGGCCAAATCACCTTTTATGAACAGTGCCAGGTGTCTCGTGCCCTTTGGCAACATGAAGCCTGGCAGGTGCAGTGTAATGTGACCAATACTCATGATTGTCTGGCCCATCAGCAGATCAAGCGGATCTGGTTAGCCACGGGCACCGCCACGGATATCACGGCTCATCCTTTGATGGGTGAGGTACTGGTGCGATACCCCAACCAGATTGTTAACGGATTGCCAGTGCTAGATGAACATTTGCGCTGGCCCGGATGCGATCTGTTTTTGATGGGACCCTGGGCCGCATTGCACGTGGGTCCTGTCGCTCGAAATTTGCATGGTGGACGGATGGCTTGTGAACGTATTGTTCCAGCACTCACCAAAGCCAGTGTTGCCCGAAGCGTGATTCATTCCCCCAGATAA
- a CDS encoding SufE family protein — protein MSVDPSLPPALAKIVKRFQSITDTKRRYEYLLWFAKQLPPFPEADKQPDNKVVGCVSQVYVTATIENGLVHFQGDSDAQMTKGLVGLLIKGLDGLPPEQIARVTPDFIQQTGLNVSLTPSRANGFYNIFTTLQRLALTLSAASSDSFPTQQSEDTID, from the coding sequence ATGTCTGTTGATCCGTCTCTACCCCCTGCCCTTGCCAAAATCGTGAAGCGCTTCCAATCCATTACAGATACCAAGCGTCGGTATGAGTATTTACTGTGGTTTGCCAAGCAACTCCCGCCTTTTCCAGAGGCTGATAAGCAGCCTGACAATAAAGTCGTGGGTTGTGTATCTCAGGTGTATGTCACGGCAACGATAGAGAATGGTCTCGTTCATTTCCAAGGTGACTCGGACGCCCAAATGACCAAAGGGTTAGTGGGGTTACTGATTAAAGGGTTGGATGGGCTACCCCCAGAACAAATCGCTCGGGTCACGCCTGACTTTATCCAACAAACCGGACTCAATGTGAGCTTGACGCCGTCTCGGGCCAATGGGTTCTACAACATCTTCACGACTCTACAGCGGCTCGCCCTGACGCTCTCAGCTGCATCATCAGATTCTTTCCCCACTCAGCAATCGGAGGATACCATTGACTAA
- a CDS encoding peptidoglycan recognition family protein — MRRFTSNSPLFKGLVLFIGALVCILALHTNAVSQTARSELANFRPITVWRPAHETNFGKRYPKDIYGRPVNNEPIVVLHETVSSGASTIRFFQTPHYNEAEQASYHDLIIRNGTIVHIVSRENRAFGAGNSVFNGPNGPESVKTHKIYSASVNNFAYHISLETPPDGRHNGNRHSGYTQAQYKSLAYLVANSQIPMSRVTTHKGVDRSGSRRDPRSFNNRYFTSLVQRFSQVNNAKAISQTPPAFVEAEPPNLNIP; from the coding sequence ATGCGCCGGTTCACGTCGAATTCCCCTCTTTTTAAAGGTCTAGTCTTATTCATCGGAGCATTGGTCTGCATCCTTGCCCTTCATACCAATGCCGTTAGCCAAACGGCTCGCTCGGAGCTAGCTAACTTTCGACCGATCACCGTCTGGCGACCCGCCCATGAGACGAATTTTGGTAAACGGTATCCCAAAGACATTTACGGTCGGCCTGTAAACAATGAGCCGATTGTGGTGCTTCATGAAACGGTCAGTTCTGGAGCCAGTACTATCCGCTTCTTTCAGACGCCTCATTACAATGAAGCCGAACAAGCCAGCTACCACGATCTAATTATCCGCAACGGCACGATTGTCCACATCGTATCTAGGGAGAATCGGGCATTTGGTGCAGGGAATTCAGTTTTTAATGGCCCTAACGGCCCTGAGAGCGTCAAAACTCATAAGATCTATTCCGCTTCGGTCAATAATTTTGCTTATCATATTTCCCTAGAAACCCCCCCTGATGGCCGGCATAATGGCAATCGTCACAGCGGTTATACCCAAGCCCAATACAAATCCCTTGCCTATTTGGTGGCGAATAGTCAGATTCCCATGTCCCGAGTCACCACCCACAAAGGCGTCGATCGGTCTGGCAGCCGCAGAGATCCTCGGAGTTTTAACAATCGCTACTTTACCAGTCTGGTTCAACGGTTTAGTCAGGTGAATAACGCTAAAGCAATCAGTCAAACTCCCCCAGCTTTTGTGGAAGCCGAGCCGCCGAACCTCAACATCCCATAA
- a CDS encoding alpha/beta hydrolase, with the protein MTVADRSSLANLQTVRKTVMRRPYFNLRRYSRLLSVALAVALLQAGPMLAAERIFLSFLFLERSIPIRDLELYAKEGRKSKALAPYLGYFTPEQQTQLRASLQERLPLNSVAIAQFLYTPVGEALLNRVQQVVRTKSGQGSFFALRSALILAAKDPEGLTALSVLRNFPNAGVQVDVDTALELLNQVQTAVKTTNTTVNAVIQQSKAEPQADSLAGWSLSQSGLYDWEHITLDNLKDESEKRMKYTGKARDFAADIYFPTTASETAYPVLVISHGFNSDRTTYAYLAKHLASHGYVVIMPEHPGSNGQQIFDLLQGRAQDVTDPTEFIDRPLDVSYLLDQLAQTSIPDPRFKGSLNLEQVGILGHSYGGYTAFALAGATPNYPQLQKACQTGLESSLNISLALQCQALQTADKTVDLKDSRIQSVVAISPIGSNLFGESGYQAVQVPVMIVGGSADTIAPVLPEQIQPFQWLTTPEKRLVLINNGNHNSTINTSASSPDVFSALGTGDGPSPLGRYYTKALSTAFFGRYVQGQEQFTSFLTSSYAANLSREPLTLHLTPTLTFPAAQTSQDS; encoded by the coding sequence GTGACCGTTGCCGACCGATCTAGTCTAGCCAATCTTCAAACCGTCCGGAAAACAGTGATGAGACGACCGTACTTTAATTTGCGTCGATATAGCCGCTTGCTGAGTGTCGCTTTGGCTGTAGCTTTGCTGCAAGCCGGGCCCATGCTAGCGGCTGAGCGTATCTTTTTATCCTTTCTATTTCTAGAGCGTTCCATTCCGATTCGCGACTTAGAACTCTATGCCAAGGAAGGTCGCAAGAGCAAAGCTTTGGCACCTTATTTGGGCTACTTTACCCCGGAGCAACAAACTCAACTGCGAGCCAGCTTACAAGAGCGTCTCCCCCTCAACTCTGTCGCTATTGCCCAATTTCTCTACACCCCTGTGGGGGAAGCCTTGCTCAATCGGGTCCAACAGGTCGTGCGGACCAAGTCTGGACAAGGTAGTTTCTTCGCCCTCCGTTCTGCCTTGATTCTGGCGGCAAAAGATCCAGAAGGCTTAACGGCCCTGAGCGTTTTGCGCAATTTCCCCAATGCTGGCGTCCAAGTTGATGTTGATACTGCTCTGGAATTACTCAATCAAGTGCAAACAGCCGTCAAAACGACGAACACCACCGTTAACGCAGTCATTCAGCAATCTAAAGCAGAGCCCCAAGCCGATAGTCTAGCGGGCTGGTCTTTATCCCAGTCGGGTCTTTACGATTGGGAGCACATCACCTTAGACAACCTAAAGGATGAGAGTGAAAAGCGCATGAAATACACGGGCAAAGCCCGGGACTTTGCCGCCGATATATATTTCCCGACCACGGCTTCAGAGACGGCCTATCCGGTGCTCGTGATTTCCCACGGATTTAACTCGGATCGCACCACCTACGCCTACTTAGCCAAGCATTTAGCTTCTCATGGTTATGTCGTGATCATGCCTGAACATCCTGGCAGTAACGGTCAGCAAATTTTCGATCTATTGCAAGGGCGGGCTCAAGACGTCACGGATCCGACCGAATTTATCGATCGCCCCTTAGATGTCAGTTATCTCCTCGATCAACTGGCTCAGACATCTATTCCCGATCCACGCTTCAAAGGCAGTCTCAATTTAGAGCAGGTCGGTATCTTAGGCCATTCCTATGGGGGATATACCGCTTTTGCCTTAGCGGGGGCGACCCCTAACTACCCGCAGTTACAGAAGGCTTGCCAAACTGGCTTAGAGTCATCCCTCAACATTTCCCTCGCCTTACAGTGTCAAGCCCTACAAACGGCGGATAAAACCGTGGATTTGAAGGATTCAAGAATTCAATCCGTCGTGGCCATTAGCCCCATTGGCAGTAATTTATTTGGAGAATCGGGTTATCAAGCGGTTCAGGTTCCGGTGATGATCGTGGGTGGCAGTGCCGATACGATCGCACCCGTGCTACCGGAACAAATCCAGCCCTTTCAATGGTTAACAACCCCTGAAAAACGGCTCGTCCTCATTAACAATGGAAACCATAACTCTACGATCAATACCTCTGCCAGTTCTCCCGATGTTTTTTCTGCCTTAGGGACAGGCGACGGTCCAAGCCCATTAGGCCGTTACTATACCAAGGCCCTGAGTACAGCCTTCTTTGGTCGTTATGTTCAAGGTCAAGAACAGTTCACCTCGTTTCTCACCTCTAGCTATGCCGCCAATCTCAGTCGAGAACCCTTAACCTTGCATCTCACCCCCACTCTGACCTTCCCTGCAGCTCAAACCTCGCAGGACTCTTGA
- a CDS encoding Ig-like domain-containing protein has product MTLGKDNWKHPWIGVNRWSNSHPLDRMAIAMIVVLSLVIGGIIWSGDHTFPKVREFSWQDQQIGVEDSAFILTFNRAMDWQSATENLKIQPPIPGKFSWSGRRLAYTLNQPIPYGQSFQVTLDQATAATRGDPEEAVKMQPFTGQFRSRDRTLVLLGIDGEENGRLVLHNLTQNTHQILTPATLTVLDFKADPTRNRILFTAIDRGNANQDLFEQKLYAVSLASQEAQPQYQLLLENQDYQLLDFDITPNGEVLIVQQFSRRENEPISLWVLTDAAPPRRLKHNADGQFLITPDGQTLVISQNQGVAMVSLNGDAKSKPVDFWPKFDQILNFARDGSAALMAQNNPDSTRSLYLLSNQGQEQELLKIGGYLLDAEINPSTQTVYCLYTTFNRSQTANFDLHISAIELETGKQQRLMTIPKQSSGTLSLAPDGSALLYEEVTVTDKPSQSVVLNSVGQTVSESQVWLYPLQETNAVFFKKTKPQKLLPGVQPLWLP; this is encoded by the coding sequence ATGACATTGGGTAAGGATAATTGGAAGCACCCGTGGATTGGGGTAAACCGTTGGTCTAATTCGCACCCTTTAGATCGCATGGCCATTGCCATGATTGTGGTGTTGAGTCTGGTGATTGGAGGAATTATCTGGAGCGGGGACCATACTTTTCCCAAGGTCCGCGAGTTTAGCTGGCAAGATCAGCAGATTGGGGTGGAAGACTCGGCGTTTATTCTCACCTTCAATCGAGCCATGGATTGGCAATCGGCGACGGAGAATTTAAAGATTCAGCCCCCCATTCCGGGCAAGTTTAGCTGGTCTGGTCGTCGCTTAGCCTATACCCTTAACCAACCCATTCCCTATGGTCAGTCGTTTCAAGTCACCCTTGACCAGGCGACGGCTGCTACTCGTGGTGATCCTGAGGAGGCGGTTAAAATGCAGCCGTTTACGGGACAGTTTCGTAGCCGAGATCGCACCTTAGTCTTGCTTGGTATCGATGGGGAAGAAAATGGCCGTTTAGTCCTGCATAATCTCACTCAAAACACCCATCAGATCCTAACGCCAGCAACGTTGACCGTGCTGGATTTTAAAGCAGATCCCACCCGAAATCGCATTCTATTTACCGCCATCGATCGCGGAAATGCCAATCAAGATTTATTTGAGCAAAAACTCTATGCTGTTTCCTTAGCCTCTCAAGAGGCCCAACCGCAATATCAGCTCTTATTAGAAAATCAAGACTATCAACTCCTAGACTTTGATATCACCCCCAATGGAGAAGTTCTGATCGTCCAACAGTTTAGTCGCCGGGAAAATGAACCCATCAGTCTTTGGGTGTTAACAGATGCAGCACCCCCGCGTCGATTGAAACATAATGCGGATGGCCAATTTTTAATTACGCCCGATGGTCAAACCTTGGTTATTTCTCAAAATCAAGGTGTAGCGATGGTGTCGCTAAATGGGGATGCAAAAAGTAAACCCGTCGATTTTTGGCCCAAGTTTGACCAAATTCTCAATTTTGCCAGGGATGGTTCTGCAGCCTTGATGGCCCAAAATAATCCTGACTCCACTCGGTCTCTCTACCTGTTATCCAATCAAGGTCAAGAACAAGAATTACTAAAGATTGGGGGGTATCTCTTAGATGCAGAGATTAATCCCAGTACACAAACCGTTTACTGTTTATATACGACCTTTAATCGCAGTCAAACAGCCAATTTTGATCTGCACATCAGTGCAATTGAACTAGAGACTGGCAAACAACAGCGTTTGATGACGATTCCTAAACAGTCCAGCGGAACCCTTAGCCTTGCTCCCGATGGTTCAGCCCTACTCTATGAAGAGGTGACCGTTACCGATAAGCCCAGCCAGAGCGTTGTTCTGAATTCAGTAGGGCAAACGGTCAGTGAAAGTCAAGTATGGCTATATCCATTACAGGAGACTAACGCTGTGTTCTTTAAGAAGACAAAACCCCAGAAATTGCTCCCAGGTGTTCAACCCCTCTGGTTGCCTTAA